From one Musa acuminata AAA Group cultivar baxijiao chromosome BXJ2-6, Cavendish_Baxijiao_AAA, whole genome shotgun sequence genomic stretch:
- the LOC135614715 gene encoding protein ALWAYS EARLY 2-like encodes MASTRKLRNVNKRFAKVFEDWSEKDETPPKKSRTRKRKLSDMLGSQWSKEEIERFYEAYRKYGKDWRKVAGTLRNRSSETVEALYNMNKAYLSLPEGTATVAGLIAMMTDHYNILEGSDSDRESNDVEKTYQKPQKRGRGKFRLMPKGSDGCSPDQSQYQSVSSRYGCLSLLKKKRSGDLFSGNQPRAVGKRTPRIPVSNMYSKYDKEKATCLNKQSSKSEVNAVDDEGAHVAALALAEVLQRGGSPQISRTPGSGVDHVRSSPVRSSEQKSVEQETDRSKLIIQMDDDCHEASLGSREAENGVFARDVKEGAGAVEAPKRMKKRQGKRQKTFDTENFQIDDDREACSGTEEGSSVRKIKDENDLEVRDNKAARGSNGSRKRSRQLFFGDENSALDALQTLADLSVNILLPSSAVESESSAQVKEQTNIDNDEKPDIPESLPLNYKRDKSKVPGKKERRHSAGVGSDTLSRRSSKVVKGLQRDSKVIAEMNQQACACINMTEKRKGKTFSGKIPKSEFSSESQKSEPQKMEVSAEEGKRSVAKVRRVSQVSPLLRQGKFVKPPENSSSVADSGRTVTDLSETTRLAIENQVNLLTKHRSRRKIGLQKAPAWKDFKSNDMGDNCPHKYSYAVNRIVEPKENLSHCLSSKLLRRWCMFEWFYSAIDHPWFAKSEFVEYLNHVRLGHIPRLTRVEWGVIRSSLGKPRRLSKQFLKEEREKLEQYRESVRTHYAELQAGLKEGLPTDLARPLSVGQRVIACHPKTRDFHDGSVLTVERSRCRVQFDRPELGVKFVMDIDCMPLNPFDNIPETLRPQNIVINRHCNTFKDMKLEDPPKDWRTGSFDIADGRTHTSATSYQMNTLMKQAKGDTIDAIVQAKATVNQVAVAAQQAMYNQPCTLSQIQEREADIRALAELSRALDKKEALLIELRNMNEEVSEKQKDGDTIKDLDHFRKQYAMVLVQLRDANDQVASALLSLRQRNTYHGNSTPPWTRPVENAGSVGSPEPFNPSAFPNQDMGSHVREIVETSTQKARTMVDAALQAMCTLKEGEDAFTKIGQALDLTNNRNTGSGILGVHGPPNPGHSNTTNHDHPASTFDITTVHALSPKTNNSSDADLQLPSELISSCVSTLLMIQTCTERQYPPAEIAQILDSAVTSLHPYSPHNLPIYRDIETCMGIIKNQILALIPTPTTAAPEITT; translated from the exons GAAGGAAGTGATAGTGATCGAGAAAGTAACGATGTGGAAAAAACATATCAAAAACCTCAAAAGCGTGGTCGGGGGAAATTTCGACTTATGCCCAAGGGTTCTGATGGGTGCTCTCCTGATCAGTCACAATATCAGTCAGTTTCATCAAGATATGGATGCCTATCTTTGTTGAAGAAGAAGCGTTCTGGAG ATTTATTTTCGGGGAATCAACCTCGTGCTGTCGGGAAAAGGACTCCTCGCATCCCTGTTTCAAATATGTATAGCAAATATGACAAGGAAAAAGCAACATGCTTAAATAAACAGTCTTCAAAGTCAGAGGTTAATGCTGTTGATGACGAAGGTGCTCACGTAGCAGCATTGGCTTTAGCAGAGGTTCTGCAAAGAGGTGGCTCACCGCAGATTTCTCGAACACCTGGAAGCGGAGTTGATCACGTGAGGTCTTCTCCTGTTAGAAGCAGTGAACAAAAG AGCGTCGAACAGGAGACAGACAGATCAAAGTTAATCATTCAAATGGATGATGATTGCCATGAAGCTAGTCTAGGAAGTAGGGAAGCTGAGAAtggagtatttgctagagatgtTAAAGAAGGTGCTGGAGCAGTTGAAGCtccaaaaagaatgaagaagcgCCAAGGAAAGAGACAAAAAACTTTTGATACTGAAAACTTCCAAATTGATGATGATAGAGAAGCATGTAGTGGTACTGAAGAAGGATCAAGTGTCCGAAAAATTAAAGATGAAAATGACTTGGAGGTTAGAGACAATAAAGCTGCTCGTGGATCCAATGGTTCAAGGAAAAGAAGCCGGCAACTATTTTTTGGAG ATGAGAATTCTGCCCTGGATGCTTTGCAGACACTAGCAGATTTGTCTGTTAATATCTTGCTGCCTTCATCTGCTGTTGAGTCCG AATCGTCAGCCCAGGTTAAAGAACAGACAAATATTGATAATGATGAGAAGCCTGATATACCTGAATCATTGCCTTTAAATTACAAAAGAGATAAGTCTAAAGTTCCAGGGAAAAAGGAGAGAAGGCATTCTGCAGGTGTTGGTTCTGATACACTTTCCAGGAGAAGTTCAAAAGTTGTCAAGGGATTGCAACGTGACTCAAAAGTTATTGCTGAGATGAATCAGCAAGCTTGCGCATGTATCAATATGACAGAGAAGAGAAAAGGGAAAACTTTCTCTGGGAAA ATACCAAAATCTGAGTTCAGCAGTGAATCTCAAAAAAGTGAGCCACAGAAAATGGAG GTTTCTGCTGAAGAAGGGAAAAGATCAGTTGCTAAGGTTAGACGTGTTAGTCAAGTTAGTCCATTGCTAAGGCAAGGGAAGTTTGTTAAACCCCCAGAGAACTCTTCTTCTGTCGCTGATTCTGGAAGAACAGTTACTGATTTAAGCGAAACAACTCGTTTGGCAATTGAAAACCAAGTTAATTTGCTTACAAAACATAGAAGTCGTCGAAAGATAGGCCTGCAAAAAGCACCAGCCTGGAAGGATTTTAAATCCAATGATATGGGAGATAATTGTCCTCATAAATACTCCTATGCAGTCAACAGGATTGTTGAGCCTAAG GAAAATCTTTCTCACTGCCTATCATCTAAACTGTTGCGTAGATGGTGTATGTTTGAGTGGTTTTACAGTGCAATTGACCATCCATGGTTTGCCAAAAGCGAGTTTGTGGAGTACTTGAATCATGTGAGGTTGGGCCACATACCTAGACTAACTCGTGTGGAGTGGGGTGTCATACGAAG TTCTCTTGGAAAACCACGTCGATTATCTAAACAATTTTTAAAGGAAGAAAGGGAGAAGCTGGAGCAGTACAGAGAATCAGTTAGGACACATTATGCTGAGCTTCAAGCTGGTCTTAAAGAAGGCCTCCCAACAGATCTAGCTCGCCCTTTATCAGTGGGACAACGTGTGATTGCTTGTCACCCTAAAACAAGAGACTTTCATGATGGAAGTGTTCTGACAGTTGAACGTAGTAGGTGCAGAGTTCAGTTTGATCGGCCTGAGCTAGGGGTTAAGTTTGTAATG GATATTGACTGCATGCCACTTAATCCATTTGACAATATTCCTGAAACTCTTAGACCACAGAATATTGTTATTAACAGACACTGCAACACCTTCAAAGATATGAAATTAGAAGATCCTCCTAAGGATTGGAGAACTGGAAGTTTTGACATTGCAGATGGGCGTACTCATACTTCTGCTACCAGTTATCAAATGAATACACTAATGAAGCAGGCTAAG GGGGACACGATTGATGCCATCGTACAAGCTAAAGCTACCGTAAATCAAGTTGCTGTTGCTGCACAACAGGCAATGTATAATCAACCTTGTACACTATCACAAATTCAGGAAAGAGAAGCTGATATTAGGGCTCTTGCTGAGTTATctcgtgcacttgataaaaag GAAGCTCTGTTGATCGAATTGAGAAATATGAATGAAGAAGTCTCAGAAAAGCAGAAGGATGGTGATACCATAAAGGATCTGGATCATTTCAGAAAGCAATATGCCATGGTACTTGTTCAACTACGAGATGCTAATGATCAG GTTGCTTCCGCCTTGCTTTCTTTAAGACAGCGTAACACATACCATGGTAATTCAACACCCCCATGGACGAGGCCAGTGGAAAATGCAGGATCTGTTGGATCTCCAGAGCCATTCAACCCATCTGCATTTCCCAATCAGGATATGGGATCTCATGTAAGGGAAATTGTTGAAACTTCTACACAAAAAGCAAGGACAATGGTTGATGCTGCTCTGCAG GCAATGTGCACACTAAAGGAAGGAGAAGATGCATTTACCAAAATTGGACAGGCTTTAGATTTGACTAATAATCGCAACACTGGTTCTGGTATATTGGGAGTACATGGGCCTCCTAATCCAGGACATAGCAACACAACAAATCACGATCATCCAGCTAGCACATTTGACATCACAACAGTTCATGCACTTAGTCCAAAAACCAACAATTCATCTGATGCTGATCTTCAACTTCCTTCGGAGTTAATTTCATCATGTGTCTCGACACTTCTCATGATACAG ACGTGTACGGAGAGACAGTACCCACCTGCCGAGATTGCCCAGATTCTTGATTCTGCAGTCACAAGTTTGCATCCTTATTCTCCACATAATCTACCAATTTACAGGGATATTGAGACATGCATGGGTATCATCAAAAACCAAatattggctctgataccaactccaaCCACGGCCGCCCCTGAAATCACAACATGA